A window of Apodemus sylvaticus chromosome 9, mApoSyl1.1, whole genome shotgun sequence contains these coding sequences:
- the Slc22a7 gene encoding solute carrier family 22 member 7 — protein MGFEELLCQVGGFGPFQLRNLVLLALPRVLIPMHFLLPIFMAAVPTHHCALPDAPANLSQQDLWLKAHLPLENDGSFSSCLRFAYPQALPNVTLGTEVYDSGEPEGEPLTVPCSQGWEYDHSEFSSTIATEWDLVCQQRGLNKMTSTCFFIGVLVGAVVYGYLSDRFGRRRLLLVAYVSSLALGLASAASVSYVMFVITRTLTGLALAGFTIIVLPLELEWLDVEHRTVAGVISTIFWTGGVLLLALVGYLIRSWRWLLLAATLPCVPGIISIWWVPESARWLLTQGRVEEARKYLSSCAKLNGRPVGEDSLSQECKRALNKVVTMERVSKRPSYLDLFRTSQLRRISLCCMVMWFGVNFSYYGLTLDVSELGLNVYQTQLLFGAVELPSKLLVYFLVHHVGRRLTQAGTLLGTALTFGISLLVFSETKSWITALVVMGKAFSEAAFTTAYLFTSELYPTVLRQTGLGATSLMGRLGASLAPLAALLDGVWLLLPKLAYGGIALLAACTALLLPETKMAQLPETIHDVERKSIQDEDTQVQD, from the exons ATGGGCTTCGAAGAGCTGCTGTGTCAGGTGGGTGGCTTTGGGCCCTTCCAACTGCGGAATCTGGTCCTGCTGGCCCTGCCCCGAGTGCTGATCCCCATGCACTTTCTCCTGCCCATCTTCATGGCTGCCGTGCCTACCCACCATTGTGCCCTGCCTGATGCCCCAGCCAACCTCAGTCAGCAGGACTTGTGGCTGAAAGCCCATCTACCCCTGGAGAATGACGGCAGCTTTAGCTCCTGCCTCCGCTTTGCCTATCCCCAGGCTCTCCCCAACGTCACCTTGGGGACAGAGGTGTACGACTCTGGGGAGCCTGAGGGGGAACCCCTCACAGTGCCCTGCTCTCAGGGCTGGGAGTACGACCACTCAGAATTCTCCtccaccattgcaactgag TGGGATCTGGTGTGTCAGCAGAGAGGCCTGAACAAAATGACATCCACCTGCTTCTTCATCGGTGTGCTGGTCGGGGCTGTGGTGTATGGATACTTGTCTGACAG GTTTGGCCGGCGCCGGCTTCTGCTGGTGGCCTACGTGAGCTCACTGGCTCTGGGTCTGGCGTCTGCAGCCTCGGTCAGCTACGTCATGTTTGTCATCACCCGCACGCTCACCGGCTTAGCCCTGGCTGGTTTCACCATCATCGTGCTACCTCTGG aGTTAGAGTGGCTGGATGTGGAACACCGCACTGTGGCTGGGGTCATTAGCACCATCTTCTGGACAGGAGGGGTGCTACTGCTGGCCCTGGTTGGGTACCTGATACGGAGCTGGCGGTGGCTCCTGCTGGCTGCCACCCTGCCCTGTGTCCCAGGCATCATCAGCATCTG GTGGGTACCTGAGTCTGCACGATGGCTTCTAACCCAGGGTCGTGTGGAGGAGGCAAGAAAGTACCTGTCCAGCTGTGCCAAGCTCAATGGGCGGCCCGTGGGTGAGGACAGCCTGAGCCAGGAGTGCAAGAGA GCCCTGAACAAAGTGGTCACCATGGAAAGGGTGTCGAAAAGACCCTCATACTTAGACCTGTTCCGGACATCGCAGCTCCGACGTATCTCACTGTGCTGCATGGTGATGTG GTTTGGAGTGAACTTTTCCTACTATGGCCTGACTCTGGACGTGTCAGAGCTGGGGCTGAACGTGTACCAGACACAGCTGCTGTTCGGGGCTGTGGAGCTGCCCTCCAAACTTTTGGTCTATTTCCTTGTGCATCATGTGGGACGCCGGCTCACGCAGGCTGGGACGCTGCTGGGCACTGCTCTGACCTTTGGCATCAGCCTGCTGGTATTCTCAG AGACCAAGTCCTGGATTACCGCTCTGGTGGTGATGGGGAAAGCCTTTTCTGAAGCTGCCTTTACCACAGCTTACCTGTTCACGTCCGAGTTGTACCCCACTGTGCTCAG acagacaggattgGGAGCCACTTCGCTCATGGGCCGGCTAGGGGCCTCTCTGGCCCCACTGGCGGCCTTGCTGGATGGAGTGTGGCTGCTGCTGCCCAAACTTGCTTACGGGGGGATTGCCCTGCTGGCCGCCTGCACTGCCCTCCTGCTGCCTGAGACGAAGATGGCCCAGCTGCCAGAGACCATCCACGATGTGGAAcgaaaaag TATTCAGGATGAAGATACACAGGTCCAGGACTGA
- the Crip3 gene encoding cysteine-rich protein 3 isoform X2, with the protein MSWTCPRCQQPVYFAEKVSSLGKNWHRFCLKCERCHSILSPGGHAEHNGRPYCHKPCYGALFGPRGPPYLKIFTGETSLCPGCGDPVYFAETVMSLGRNWHRPCLRCQRCRKTLTAGSHAEHDGLPYCHIPCYGYLFGPKGVNIGDVGCYIYDLRSK; encoded by the exons ATGAGCTGGACTTGTCCGCGTTGCCAGCAACCTGTTTACTTTG CTGAGAAAGTGAGCTCCTTAGGCAAGAACTGGCATCGCTTCTGCCTGAAATGTGAGCGCTGTCACAGCATCTTGTCCCCTGGCGGGCATGCAGAG CACAACGGGAGGCCATACTGCCACAAGCCTTGCTATGGGGCTCTCTTTGGACCTAGAG GGCCTCCCTacttgaagatattcactggtgAGACTTCATTGTGCCCTGGATGTGGGGATCCTGTCTATTTTG CTGAGACGGTGATGTCTTTGGGCAGAAATTGGCACCGACCCTGCCTGAGGTGCCAGCGTTGCAGGAAGACCCTGACTGCTGGGAGTCACGCGGAG CATGATGGCCTGCCTTACTGCCACATCCCCTGCTATGGATACCTGTTTGGCCCCAAAG GTGTGAACATTGGTGATGTGGGCTGCTACATCTATGACTTAAGATCCAAATGA
- the Crip3 gene encoding cysteine-rich protein 3 isoform X1: MSWTCPRCQQPVYFAEKVSSLGKNWHRFCLKCERCHSILSPGGHAEHNGRPYCHKPCYGALFGPRGVNIGGVGCYLYNPPPPPPASSVSLSPSSFSPPRPRTGLPWAKKRPPYLKIFTGETSLCPGCGDPVYFAETVMSLGRNWHRPCLRCQRCRKTLTAGSHAEHDGLPYCHIPCYGYLFGPKGVNIGDVGCYIYDLRSK; the protein is encoded by the exons ATGAGCTGGACTTGTCCGCGTTGCCAGCAACCTGTTTACTTTG CTGAGAAAGTGAGCTCCTTAGGCAAGAACTGGCATCGCTTCTGCCTGAAATGTGAGCGCTGTCACAGCATCTTGTCCCCTGGCGGGCATGCAGAG CACAACGGGAGGCCATACTGCCACAAGCCTTGCTATGGGGCTCTCTTTGGACCTAGAG GGGTCAACATTGGCGGCGTGGGCTGCTATCTCTACAATCCCCCACCGCCCCCTCCTGCCAGCAGTGTTTCCCTCAGCCCCAGCAGCTTTAGCCCCCCCAGGCCAAGGACTGGCCTCCCCTGGGCCAAGAAAA GGCCTCCCTacttgaagatattcactggtgAGACTTCATTGTGCCCTGGATGTGGGGATCCTGTCTATTTTG CTGAGACGGTGATGTCTTTGGGCAGAAATTGGCACCGACCCTGCCTGAGGTGCCAGCGTTGCAGGAAGACCCTGACTGCTGGGAGTCACGCGGAG CATGATGGCCTGCCTTACTGCCACATCCCCTGCTATGGATACCTGTTTGGCCCCAAAG GTGTGAACATTGGTGATGTGGGCTGCTACATCTATGACTTAAGATCCAAATGA